A genomic window from Glycine soja cultivar W05 chromosome 10, ASM419377v2, whole genome shotgun sequence includes:
- the LOC114370296 gene encoding uncharacterized protein DDB_G0280579-like, which yields MVSLEPIEGNLRSSDAPSSPRISFSAEFLDENNFISISPNAEYEGPDQEKERERARNAAEFEFLSNNTSNNNTVVTADELFFEGKLLPFWQMQHLEKLSKINLKTKEGEEEEEEELEEEVVVVSNNNKEDNNNSNSSSRVNWFVDDDPSPRPPKCTVLWKELLRLKKQRASSLSPSSSSSSSSSSASSLGDVAAKEGSRSSSNKEHQQHVKRVKKGLERTRSATIRIRPMINVPICTQVKSSALPPLFPIKKGKLERS from the exons atggttTCCCTTGAACCTATTGAGGGCAACCTCAGATCTAGTGATGCACCTTCAAGTCCTAGAATATCTTTCTCAGCAGAGTTCTTAGATGAGAACAACTTCATCTCCATCAGTCCAAACGCTGAGTATGAGGGGCCAGATCAAGAGAAGGAACGTGAGAGAGCAAGGAATGCTGCTGAGTTTGAGTTTCTCTCAAACAACACGAGCAACAACAACACAGTGGTAACTGCTGACGAGCTTTTCTTTGAAGGGAAGCTCCTACCCTTTTGGCAGATGCAGCATCTAGAGAAGCTGAGCAAGATCAACCTCAAAACCAAAGAAggagaggaagaagaggaagaggaattAGAAGAGGAGGTAGTAGTGgtgagcaacaacaacaaagaggataataataatagtaatagtagTAGTAGAGTAAATTGGTTTGTGGACGATGACCCTTCTCCAAGGCCACCAAAGTGCACTGTTCTATGGAAAGAGTTGTTGAGGTTGAAGAAGCAACGTGCTTCTTCTTTGTcaccctcttcttcttcctcatcttcttcctcttccgcAAGCTCACTTGGTGATGTGGCTGCCAAAGAAGGGTCAAGGAGTAGTAGTAACAAAGAACATCAGCAGCACGTGAAGAGGGTAAAGAAAGGGTTGGAGAGAACAAGGTCAGCTACTATTAGAATTAGACCAATGATTAACGTGCCAATTTGCACACAGGTCAAAAGCAGTGCCTTGCCTCCTCTTTTCCcaattaagaaaggaaaattagAGAG GAGTTAA